The DNA window TGCGCGAGCCCCGCGAACCGCTGTTTGCGCCGGAGGAAATCTATGGCGTGGTCTCCGCCGATGGGCGCAAGCCGTTCGACGTGCACGACATCATCGCGCGGCTGGTCGACGGCTCCGAGTTCGACGAATTCAAGAAACTGTACGGCCAGACCCTGATCTGCGGTTTCGCGCATATCTGGGGCTATCCGGTCGGGATCATCGCCAACAACGGCATCCTGTTCAGCGAAAGCTCGCTGAAGGGCGCGCATTTCATCGAGCTGTGCTGCCAGCGCAACATTCCCTTAGTGTTCCTGCAGAACATCACGGGCTTCATGGTCGGCAAGAAATACGAAGCCGGCGGCATCGCGCGCGACGGCGCCAAGCTGGTGACGGCGGTGGCGACCGCGGCGGTGCCGAAATTCACCGTCGTCATCGGCGGCTCCTACGGAGCGGGCAATTACGGGATGTGCGGCCGCGCCTACAGCCCGCGCTTCCTCTGGATGTGGCCCAACGCCCGGATATCGGTGATGGGCGGCGAGCAGGCGGCGATGGTGCTGAGCCAGTTGCGGCGCGACAATATCGAGGCCAAAGGGGGCAGCTGGTCTGTCGAAGAGGAGGACGAATTTCGCGCGCCGACCCGGGCGCAGTTTGAGGCCCAGGGCAATCCCTATTATGCCACCGCCCGGCTCTGGGATGACGGCGTGATCGATCCCGCCGATACAAGGCTGGTGCTCGGTCTCGGACTTTCGGCCGCGACCAACGCGCCGATCGAAGCCACTCGTTTCGGCCTGTTCAGGATGTGACGATGGATCGCCCCGCACAGTACCGGCGGTTTCGCACCCTGCTGATCGCCAATCGCGGCGAGATCGCCTGCCGCGTGATCCGCACCGCCAGGGCCATGGGCTTGCGCACGGTTGCGGTTTATTCCGAAGCCGACTGCGACGCCATGCATGTCGCGATGGCCGATGAGGCCGTGCTGCTCGGACCGGCGCGGGCGCGGGATAGCTATCTCAACATCGATCGCGTGATCGACGCGGCGCGCCAGAGCGGCGCCGAAGCCGTGCATCCCGGCTACGGCTTTCTGTCCGAGAGCGCCGAATTCGCACAAGCGTGTTCAGAAGCGGGATTGGTCTTCGTCGGTCCGACCGCTGGGATGATCAAGGCGATGGGCTCGAAATCCGGCTCCAAAATGCTGATGGAAAAGGCCGGCGTGCCGCTGGTGCCGGGCTATCACGGCGAAGCCCAGGATGAGGCGACGCTGGCGAAGGCGGCCGACAAAATCGGCTTTCCCGTCCTGGTCAAGGCCTCGGCCGGTGGCGGTGGCCGCGGCATGCGCATCGTGCACTCGGCCGGCGAGCTTGCCGCCGCGCTCACCAGCGCCAAGCGCGAGGCCAAGGCCGCCTTCGGCGACGACCGCATGCTGATCGAAAAATTCGTCGAAAACCCCAGGCACATCGAAGTGCAGGTCATCGGCGACAGCCATGGCAATCTGCTGTCGCTGTTCGAGCGCGAATGCACCTTGCAGCGGCGGCATCAGAAGGTGGTCGAGGAAGCGCCGTCGCCGACGCTCGATGCCGGCAAACGCGAGGCGGTGTGCGCCGCCGCCCGCAAGGCTGCCGGCGCGGTCAACTATGTCGGTGCCGGCACCATCGAGTTTGTTTCCAACGGCAAGGACGTGTTCTTCATCGAGATGAACACGCGGCTGCAGGTCGAGCATCCCGTCACCGAACTGATCACCGGCATCGATCTCGTGGAATGGCAGTTGCGCGTCGCCTTCGGCGAAAAGTTGCCGCTGGCGCAGGATGAGATCAAATTGAGCGGACACGCCATCGAGGCGCGGGTCTATGCGGAAAATCCGCACAGGAATTTCATGCCGTCGGTCGGCCGTATCAGGACATGGCGGATGCCGGAGCCCTCGAACGGCCTGCGCATCGATGCCGGCTACCGCGAGGGCGATGCGGTTTCGCCGCACTACGACGCCATGCTGGCCAAGGTGATTGCGTGGGCGCCGACCCGCGACGCTGCGATTGACCGGCTCAACCGCGGGCTCGAGGACGCCGACGTGCGCGGCATCGTCACCAACATTGCCTTCCTGTCGGCGCTGGTGACGCATCCGGACGTCCGCGCCAACGCCATCGACACCGGTTTTATCGAACGTGAACTGAAAAACCTGACGCCGGCGGCTCCGGAGCCCGGCGATCTCGAGCTTTGCGCGGCCGTGACGGCGATCCTGAACGAAGAAGCGAAAGCCGCGCGAGGCGAAGCGCATTCGCCCTGGCGAACCGCGGGTTGGATGCCGGTAGGCCGGCGGCAGCGGGTGTTTACATTCCGCCACGGGCACGGGACCGAACAAGAGGCAGGCCTGCAATATGGCAACGGTCCCGCGACGCTGTCGATCGGCGAGCGCGATTTTGCCTTTGCATACGCTTCCAGGGATGCCGGCGGATTCGACCTGACGCTCGACGGCATGAAATCGCACATCGTCGCCGTCGTCGAAGGCCACGAACTGTATCTGCGAACCCGCAACGGCCGTTTCGACCTGCACTGGGTCGATCCGTTCGGCGGCGACGACGAAGAGCAGGTCGGCGAGGACAAGATCATTGCACCCTTGCCCGGTACCGTGGTGGCGTTGCTGGCCGAAGTCGGCGCGACCCTGGAGAAGGGTGCGCCCATTCTCACGCTCGAAGTGATGAAGATGGAGCAGACCCTGCGCGCGCCGTTCGCGGGCGTGCTCAAGGTGATCAAATGCAAGGTCGGTGATATCGTGCAAGAGGGCGTCGAACTCGCCGAGGTCGAGCCGACAGCGTCGTGAGCAATCTTGTGAGGCCCGCATGAGCGATTCCGTGCGCATCGTCGAAGTCGGCCCGCGCGACGGCCTGCAAAACGAAAAGACGCCGGTCAGCGTCGCCGACCGCATTGCGTTCATCGAGGCGCTGGTCGGTGCCGGGCTGCATACCGTCGAGGTCGGGGCGTTTGTGTCGCCGAAGGCGATCCCGCAGATGGTGAATTCGGACCAGGTGCTACGCGGCGTCAACCGTCGCTCCGACAGCGAATTCCATGTGCTGGTCCCGAATGAACGGGGTTACGAGGCGGCGCGCGCGGCCGGCGCCCGAGTGATCGCGGTGTTTGCCTCGGCCTCGGAAGGCTTTTCGCGGGCCAATATCAACTGCGGGGTTGCCGAGTCGATCGAGCGTTTCAGGCCGGTCGTGGCCAGCGCCAGGGCCGACGGCATCAAGGTGCGTGGCTATATCTCCTGCGTGCTCGGTTGCCCCTTTGATGGCGAGGTGAAGCCGCAAGCGGTCGTGGATGTCGCGAAGGTGCTGTGGGATCTCGGCTGCTACGAAATCTCGCTCGGCGACACCATCGGCGTCGGCACTCCGCTCAAGGCGCGGCATCTATTGCGCGCGGTGGCCGGCGCCGTGCCGATGGCCAACCTCGCGATGCATTTCCACGACACCTATGGCCAGGCGCTGGCCAATCTCTACGCCGGGATGGAGGAGGGCGCCCGTGTGATCGATTCCGCCGCCGGCGGCCTCGGCGGCTGTCCCTACGCGCCGGGCGCTACCGGCAATGTCGCGACCGAGGATGTGGTCTACATGCTCGAGGGCATGGGCATCGCCACCGGTGTCGACATGACGAAGTTGCTGGGGGCGACCAATGAGGTCAGCCGGCTGCTCAGCCGGCCGCCGGTGAGCCGGGTGGTATCGGCGTTGAATGCGAAGGTGCGAGCGCAGTCGTAGCAACCGGCAAACGTGTTGCGCGCAAGAAAACAAATTTGTCGAGCTCATTCAACAAGTATGCCTGACGGGCAAATCGCCCAAAGTCCGTCAACCCCCTCCAGAAAAAATATTCTGATTTTCAGAAGTCGGCAAATCAGTCTATATCGATCGCATCCCGTTCCACTCGGAGGGGCGTTTCGCGAACGTCACGAACGTAGGGATGGGCTGTGATGGACGAAGGCGGCGCGCGAGACGGGCGATGCAGCTTGCGGACGGCCAAGGCGTGTGGTCCTGACATCTCGACGCTGGTGTCAAGTCGGCGGAAGCAATTCCGCAGATGACGGTGGCAAAAGAGCCGATCGCCGGGGAGAGCACGAAGTAAGCCGTAAACCATTGCGCGGGGATGGCCGGGCGTTTCCGGTGTGACCGTGGCGCACTATGCGCAAAATTCCTGCCGCGGGCGCATCGGCGCCCGGCATCCCTGCGCCCTCTGATCGGAGAGCCCAAGGAAACTTCCAGCAAACCTCGGGCGAATTGCGCCGCGAGATTGCGAAGTCGTATCTGCCGTTTGAAATTCGAATTAGAGGGTGGGCAAAGGTGCGCTCTTCGCGCCGGGCCCACCGCCGCATGCGAGCGCGGCGCGAAAAGCGCCTTTGCTCAAGTTGCGGCTGCAACGCTACCTTCCCCCGTCCGGCCCCATCACCAGATTGGGCAGGCCCGTCGAAATCTCCGGCACGAAGCACAGCACCACCACGGCCAGCATCATCAGCAGCACGAAGGGCAGCGTGCCCCAGATCACCTCGCTCAAGGGGATATCCGGGGCGACGCTGCGAATGACGAAGATATTCAGCCCCACCGGCGGGTGAATGAGGCCCATTTCCATCACGATGGTCATGACGATGCCGAACCAGATGATATCGAAGTGGGCGGCGCGCAGCGGCGGCAGGATGATCGGCGCGGTCATCAGGATGATTGACACCGGCGGCAGGAAGAAGCCGAGTACCACGACCATGACCAGGATCGCCGCCAGCAATTCCCAGCGCGGCAGCTGCATGGCGACAATCGATTCCGCGACCGATTGCGAGATGTGCAGGTAGCTCATCACATAGGAATAGAGCAGCGACATGCCGATGATCATCATCAGCATGGTGGATTCGCGGATCGTCGATTTCAGGATCGGTGCCAGGTCGGAAGGCCGCCACACGCTGTAGATCAGCGCGATCAGCACCAGCGCCAGTAGCCCGCCGAGCCCGGCGGTTTCCGAAGGCGTAGCAAAGCCGCCATAGAGCGCGATCATGACCCCGGTCAGCAGCAGCACGAAGGGCAGTACCCTGGGCAGCACGTTGAAGCGCTCTGCCATGGTAAAATCGTCGCGGGTGAGAATGGCCGAGGTCGAGCCGGTCTTTTGGTAGAGCGCGCTGGCCGCCGCGTACTCCTTGCGAAAATGGATCACCGCATAGGCGCCGAACAGAGAGACCAGCAGCAGGCCGGGACCGATGCCGGCAAGGAACAGGCGCCCCAAGGATTTTTCCGCCGCGACCGCAAACAGGATCATGGTGATCGAAGGCGGCAGCAGGATCCCGAGGGTGCCGCCGGCGGCGATGATGCCGGCGGCGAATCCGCCGGAATAGCCACGCTTGCGCATCTCGGGTATGCCGGCCGAGCCGATCGCCGAGCAGGTGGCGGGGGACGATCCCGCCATCGCCGCGAACAGCGCGCAGGCGAACACGTTGGCGACGCCGAGCCCGCCAGGCACCCGATGCAGCCAGGCATGCAGCGCCGAATAGAGATCCTGGCCGGCACGGGATTTGCCGATCGCCGCCCCCTTGAGGATGAACAGCGGAATCGCCAACAGCGTGATCGAGGCCATCTCCTCGTAAACGTTCTGGGTCACGGTATCCAGCGAGGCCGCCGGCATATAGATGCCCATGAACACTACCGCGACCGCGCCCAGCGCAAACGCGATCGGCATGCCCGAGAACATCGCAACCAGCGTGGCGAGGCCGTAGCTAATACCAATTCCAAGGACGGTCATCGCCGCGCTGCCCCAGACAAGGGAATGATGATCTGCAGCAGGATCTGCACGCACAACAGCGTCATGCCTGACGCCATCAAGCCGTAGGGAATGGCGAGCGGCGGCGACCACATCGAGTTCGACACTTGTCCGTCGGCCCAGGCTTCATGGGCGAGCGTCCAGGATTTCCAGGCGAAGAAGCTGCAGAACAGCAGGCTTGCGACATCGACCAGCCATAGCCTGATGCGATTGACGATCGGCGGCAGCAGGCCGACGAACGCCTCGATGCCGATATGGCCGCGCTGTCCCTGCACATAGGCCGCGGTCATGAAGGTGGCGCCGACCAGGAGGAATACCGCCGCTTCGTCCTGCCAGTAGTTCGCGCTGTGAAACAGCGCGCGGCCGAGCACGCTGTCGCTGAGGATGACGCAGGCTGCGATCAGCGCGATGGCAGCTAAAAACACAATGACATTGTTGCAGACCGCAAGCCCGCGCTCCAGCGCCGCGACCAGGGTGTTGCCCGCCGCGCTGGAACGTTCGGTTTGATCCGGAAGCGGACCATGCATCATGCGGAAACGTCGGAGGCGAGTTTCAGCAGGTTGGCCGCGGTCGCGGTTTTCGCGCCGTAGTCCTTCCACGCGGTATCGCGGGCGATGTCGCGCCACTTGCCGACGGTGGCTGCGTCGAGCACGCTGACCTTGGCGCCTGCCTTTTCATAGACCTTGGCGACTTCGACGTCGTCGTCCTGCGCGCCTTTCTTGCCGTACGCATCGAGCTCCTGGCCGACCGCCAGGATGATGTCCTGCTGACTTTTCGGCAGAGCGTCGAAAATCGATTTCGACATCATCAGCGGCTCCAGCATGAACCAGTAGGAGGCGTTGGCGCCCGAGGTCAGCGACTTCGCGACCTCCTCGAGCCTGAACGAGATCAGGCTGGTGGAGGAGGTGATGCCGGCATCGCAGGCGCCGGTCTGCATCGCAGTGTAGATTTCGTTTGACGGGACCGACAGCACCGCGGCGCCGGCGGTCTGCAGCACCATGTCCATCTCGCGTGAGCCGCCGCGCACCTTGAGGCCCTTGGCGTCTTCCGGGGCGACGATCGCTTTCGAGCGGCTGGCGACGCCGCCGGCCTGCCAGACCCATGTCAGGAGAATGATACCCTTGTCGGCCAGGAAATCCGTCAGCGCCTTGCCGATAGGCTTGGTTTTCCAGCTCAGGCCCTGATCGTAGGTCGACACCAGACCCGGCATCAGGCCGATATTGGTCTCCGGCAATTCGCCGCCCGCGTAGGGCATGGGATACAGGCTGATATCGAGCGCGCCTTTGCGCATCGCCGAGAATTGAGCGTTGGTCTTGATCAGCGAGGAGTTCGGATAGACTTCGGCCGCGATCTCGCCGCCGCTGCGCTTTGCAACTTCAGCGGCGAACACCCGGCACAGCCGGTCGCGGAAATCGCCCTTGTCGATGGTGCCGCCGGGAAACTGATGGGAGATTTTCAGCGTCGTCGCGGCGTGGGCCGTTCCGATCCCGAAACGCAGGATGGCGGGTGCGGCAAGCGTGGAAACGAGGACATGGCGGCGTGTGAGCATAGAACTCTCTCCTGGACAGTTTTTTGGATTGGAAGGCGCGGATTGGCGTTGAAGATATACTAGCCGGTCTATGCCCTGACTTTCTCTAATCTGCTAGTTCGAGATCGAAGCCGGTCGAACCTCTCTATTGCTGCGGCGCACACTTGCGGATTCGCCCGCGCGCACGATTTTCGCAGATGGATTGACCCGCTCAGTGTAGGTTAAATGCCCGCCAACGCGAAAAAAATCAAACACGGGTAACAAACACAATCGCGGGTTCGTCGTTAACATTAGCGGCATCAGTCGCTTCCAAACTGTTCAAAGGATGACCAACCCATGACCATCAGCACCCGCATTGCGCTCGGAATATCTGCCGCCGCCGTTTCACTCAGTCTGGCGCTTGCGCCGGCCGCCTTCGCCCAGGACAAGATGGGCAAGGATGACGCCATGAAAAAGGACACGATGTCCAAGGACACGATGAAAAAGGACACCATGTCCAAGGACACCATGTCCAAGGACACCATGAAGAAGGACGACGGAATGAAGAAGGATACCATGAAAAAAGACGACGGAATGAAGAAGAACTAAGCGCCGCGCTTTGCTATCCGCAGGCTCGCCTCAACCGGGGCGGGCCTGTCACGTCTCGGGCGTTAGGCCCCTTTCGAAACCGTTAACTATTTTCGCTTCTTGCGTGCGGCATAGCGGGCATCGCGCGCTGCCTTGCGTTCGGCTTCAAGCGCCACTTCCCGTGCCGCGGCCTCTTCCTTTTCGCGCGCGAGCTGGGCGGCGGCCTGCTCTGCAGCCTCGGCCTC is part of the Bradyrhizobium erythrophlei genome and encodes:
- a CDS encoding acetyl/propionyl/methylcrotonyl-CoA carboxylase subunit alpha, encoding MDRPAQYRRFRTLLIANRGEIACRVIRTARAMGLRTVAVYSEADCDAMHVAMADEAVLLGPARARDSYLNIDRVIDAARQSGAEAVHPGYGFLSESAEFAQACSEAGLVFVGPTAGMIKAMGSKSGSKMLMEKAGVPLVPGYHGEAQDEATLAKAADKIGFPVLVKASAGGGGRGMRIVHSAGELAAALTSAKREAKAAFGDDRMLIEKFVENPRHIEVQVIGDSHGNLLSLFERECTLQRRHQKVVEEAPSPTLDAGKREAVCAAARKAAGAVNYVGAGTIEFVSNGKDVFFIEMNTRLQVEHPVTELITGIDLVEWQLRVAFGEKLPLAQDEIKLSGHAIEARVYAENPHRNFMPSVGRIRTWRMPEPSNGLRIDAGYREGDAVSPHYDAMLAKVIAWAPTRDAAIDRLNRGLEDADVRGIVTNIAFLSALVTHPDVRANAIDTGFIERELKNLTPAAPEPGDLELCAAVTAILNEEAKAARGEAHSPWRTAGWMPVGRRQRVFTFRHGHGTEQEAGLQYGNGPATLSIGERDFAFAYASRDAGGFDLTLDGMKSHIVAVVEGHELYLRTRNGRFDLHWVDPFGGDDEEQVGEDKIIAPLPGTVVALLAEVGATLEKGAPILTLEVMKMEQTLRAPFAGVLKVIKCKVGDIVQEGVELAEVEPTAS
- a CDS encoding hydroxymethylglutaryl-CoA lyase, with protein sequence MSDSVRIVEVGPRDGLQNEKTPVSVADRIAFIEALVGAGLHTVEVGAFVSPKAIPQMVNSDQVLRGVNRRSDSEFHVLVPNERGYEAARAAGARVIAVFASASEGFSRANINCGVAESIERFRPVVASARADGIKVRGYISCVLGCPFDGEVKPQAVVDVAKVLWDLGCYEISLGDTIGVGTPLKARHLLRAVAGAVPMANLAMHFHDTYGQALANLYAGMEEGARVIDSAAGGLGGCPYAPGATGNVATEDVVYMLEGMGIATGVDMTKLLGATNEVSRLLSRPPVSRVVSALNAKVRAQS
- a CDS encoding TRAP transporter large permease; translation: MTVLGIGISYGLATLVAMFSGMPIAFALGAVAVVFMGIYMPAASLDTVTQNVYEEMASITLLAIPLFILKGAAIGKSRAGQDLYSALHAWLHRVPGGLGVANVFACALFAAMAGSSPATCSAIGSAGIPEMRKRGYSGGFAAGIIAAGGTLGILLPPSITMILFAVAAEKSLGRLFLAGIGPGLLLVSLFGAYAVIHFRKEYAAASALYQKTGSTSAILTRDDFTMAERFNVLPRVLPFVLLLTGVMIALYGGFATPSETAGLGGLLALVLIALIYSVWRPSDLAPILKSTIRESTMLMMIIGMSLLYSYVMSYLHISQSVAESIVAMQLPRWELLAAILVMVVVLGFFLPPVSIILMTAPIILPPLRAAHFDIIWFGIVMTIVMEMGLIHPPVGLNIFVIRSVAPDIPLSEVIWGTLPFVLLMMLAVVVLCFVPEISTGLPNLVMGPDGGR
- a CDS encoding TRAP transporter small permease; this translates as MMHGPLPDQTERSSAAGNTLVAALERGLAVCNNVIVFLAAIALIAACVILSDSVLGRALFHSANYWQDEAAVFLLVGATFMTAAYVQGQRGHIGIEAFVGLLPPIVNRIRLWLVDVASLLFCSFFAWKSWTLAHEAWADGQVSNSMWSPPLAIPYGLMASGMTLLCVQILLQIIIPLSGAARR
- the dctP gene encoding TRAP transporter substrate-binding protein DctP — protein: MLTRRHVLVSTLAAPAILRFGIGTAHAATTLKISHQFPGGTIDKGDFRDRLCRVFAAEVAKRSGGEIAAEVYPNSSLIKTNAQFSAMRKGALDISLYPMPYAGGELPETNIGLMPGLVSTYDQGLSWKTKPIGKALTDFLADKGIILLTWVWQAGGVASRSKAIVAPEDAKGLKVRGGSREMDMVLQTAGAAVLSVPSNEIYTAMQTGACDAGITSSTSLISFRLEEVAKSLTSGANASYWFMLEPLMMSKSIFDALPKSQQDIILAVGQELDAYGKKGAQDDDVEVAKVYEKAGAKVSVLDAATVGKWRDIARDTAWKDYGAKTATAANLLKLASDVSA
- a CDS encoding pentapeptide MXKDX repeat protein is translated as MTISTRIALGISAAAVSLSLALAPAAFAQDKMGKDDAMKKDTMSKDTMKKDTMSKDTMSKDTMKKDDGMKKDTMKKDDGMKKN